In candidate division WOR-3 bacterium, the following are encoded in one genomic region:
- a CDS encoding TonB-dependent receptor encodes MAIRPPVRSCGSGRGCRMSPHGYHLHLVKMRSLVLVLSLVAAAAAKYGVVNGEVRDAKNGEPLAYSNVYLEGTELGSAANARGLFFIPGVPDGDFQLVASFVGYESQRRRVSVREGQPLHVDFELQRASIGVKEVQVTAERARFEREVQVSTTRLDTRQLQWVPRVGGEPDLFRTIQLLPGVVTTSDFSNKLYIRGGSPDQNLILLDGITVYNPSHLFGLFSPFVSEAVSDVTLLAGGFPAKYGGRMSSVLDVTTREGNTKEYTGSGSASVIAAQGLVEGPIPKGSFLVAGRRTYIADPLLRAFGVDGLGYYFYDLMGKVNYEPVDESRFTLAGILAEDVLSFSDASGSGDLSGRLRWGNRGFSGHWHRVVSPLLYAEVIGSYSNFFTGLAAQVGTPDTARFEAGVTDCAVKADANWYAADRLALDFGTELRYMLSSFSTEFSGITFARSDTLWPVTVYADGKWEAIQMRLFVKPGLRLGWDFALRRFEPEPRLGIKYQPLKNTAVNLAAGRFTQQILTSNSTEAVFSIFDAWAPVQEFQATPAAWHGIAGVEQWLGTDLVLSAETYYKLYDNLLETRYGEGFTQPDSLLPADGYSTGLDLMLRRTEGRVNGWVTYSYTWTRRQIRGEADEYAPHYDRRHSANVVLSFPKVWWQIDVTAKWSLGSGLPYSGYLGYFPRYVERPFNWSEREWEYLRSRRDGFRYPLYHRLDVGLARSWTKRWGEITAFVDVINAYNATNPLLYFWEVNEQGLPQRDQIGNLPILPTIGVKVRF; translated from the coding sequence ATGGCAATTCGACCGCCCGTTCGGTCTTGCGGATCAGGTCGGGGTTGCAGGATGAGTCCTCACGGCTATCATTTGCATCTAGTGAAGATGCGTTCGCTGGTATTAGTCTTGTCCCTGGTCGCGGCTGCCGCCGCGAAGTACGGAGTGGTGAACGGCGAGGTGCGGGACGCAAAGAACGGGGAGCCCCTGGCCTACAGCAACGTGTACCTGGAAGGTACTGAGCTGGGATCGGCTGCCAATGCTCGCGGTCTCTTCTTCATTCCCGGGGTACCGGACGGCGATTTCCAGCTGGTGGCTTCGTTTGTTGGGTACGAAAGTCAGCGGCGACGAGTGTCGGTCCGCGAAGGCCAACCTCTTCACGTGGATTTCGAACTGCAGCGGGCTTCGATCGGGGTCAAGGAAGTACAGGTTACGGCCGAGCGGGCGCGGTTCGAGCGTGAGGTGCAGGTGTCCACGACACGCCTGGACACGCGACAGCTCCAGTGGGTGCCGCGGGTGGGCGGAGAGCCCGACCTCTTCCGCACCATCCAGCTACTACCCGGGGTAGTCACGACCTCGGATTTCTCCAACAAACTCTACATACGCGGCGGCTCACCGGACCAGAACCTGATTCTGCTCGACGGGATCACGGTCTACAACCCGTCGCACCTCTTCGGGCTCTTCTCGCCATTCGTTTCCGAAGCGGTTTCGGACGTGACCCTGCTGGCAGGCGGGTTTCCGGCGAAGTATGGCGGTCGAATGAGTTCGGTGCTCGACGTCACCACCCGCGAGGGGAACACCAAGGAGTATACCGGCAGCGGCTCGGCGTCCGTAATCGCCGCCCAGGGACTGGTCGAAGGCCCGATCCCGAAAGGCTCGTTCCTCGTTGCCGGCCGCAGGACCTACATCGCCGATCCTCTGCTGCGGGCGTTCGGGGTAGACGGGCTCGGGTACTACTTCTACGACCTTATGGGCAAGGTGAACTACGAACCGGTGGACGAGTCGCGATTCACGCTTGCCGGCATCCTGGCCGAGGACGTACTCAGCTTCTCGGACGCGAGCGGCTCGGGCGACCTGTCGGGCCGTCTCCGCTGGGGCAACCGGGGGTTTTCCGGGCACTGGCACCGGGTGGTGTCGCCGCTGCTCTACGCTGAGGTCATCGGTTCCTACAGCAACTTCTTCACCGGACTGGCCGCCCAGGTCGGGACGCCGGACACGGCCCGCTTCGAGGCGGGCGTCACCGACTGCGCGGTGAAGGCCGACGCGAACTGGTACGCGGCGGACCGGCTAGCTCTCGACTTCGGCACGGAACTGCGCTACATGCTTTCGAGTTTCAGTACCGAGTTCTCAGGTATCACGTTTGCCCGCTCGGACACGCTCTGGCCGGTGACCGTCTATGCCGACGGCAAGTGGGAAGCTATCCAGATGAGGCTCTTCGTGAAACCGGGGCTGCGGCTCGGCTGGGACTTCGCGTTGCGCCGGTTCGAACCGGAGCCGCGACTCGGGATCAAGTACCAACCCCTCAAGAACACCGCGGTGAATCTGGCGGCGGGCCGGTTCACCCAGCAGATCCTGACGTCGAACTCTACCGAGGCGGTCTTCTCGATCTTCGATGCCTGGGCGCCGGTGCAGGAGTTCCAGGCGACGCCGGCCGCCTGGCACGGGATTGCCGGCGTCGAGCAGTGGCTCGGAACCGATCTGGTCCTTTCGGCCGAGACGTACTACAAGCTCTACGACAACCTGCTGGAGACGAGGTATGGGGAAGGCTTCACGCAACCCGACTCGCTCCTGCCGGCCGACGGCTACTCGACCGGGCTCGACCTGATGCTGCGCCGGACCGAAGGCCGAGTCAACGGTTGGGTGACCTACTCGTACACGTGGACCCGGCGCCAAATCCGGGGCGAGGCCGATGAGTACGCGCCGCACTACGACCGCCGACACTCGGCCAACGTGGTCCTGAGCTTCCCCAAGGTCTGGTGGCAGATCGACGTAACGGCCAAATGGTCGCTCGGCAGCGGGCTGCCCTACTCCGGCTACCTTGGTTACTTCCCGCGCTATGTCGAGCGGCCGTTCAACTGGTCGGAACGCGAGTGGGAGTACCTGCGCTCCAGGCGCGACGGCTTCCGCTACCCGCTCTACCACCGGCTCGACGTCGGTCTCGCCCGGAGCTGGACCAAACGCTGGGGCGAGATAACCGCCTTCGTCGACGTCATCAACGCCTACAACGCCACGAACCCGCTGCTCTACTTCTGGGAAGTCAACGAACAGGGGCTGCCGCAACGGGACCAGATTGGGAACCTGCCGATACTGCCCACAATCGGCGTGAAGGTGAGGTTCTAG